Proteins encoded together in one Accipiter gentilis chromosome 16, bAccGen1.1, whole genome shotgun sequence window:
- the BLOC1S1 gene encoding biogenesis of lysosome-related organelles complex 1 subunit 1, protein MLSRLLKEHQARQSERRDLQERRRREAIAAATRLTEALVDHLNVGVAQAYVNQRKLDHEVKTLQVQAAQFAKQTGQWITMVENFNQALKEIGDVENWARSIEMDMRTIATALEYVYKGQLQPSCS, encoded by the exons ATGCTCTCCCGGTTGCTGAAGGAGCACCAGGCGCGGCAGAGCGAACGGCGGGACCTGCAGG AGCGGCGGCGCAGGGAGGCCATCGCCGCCGCCACCCGCCTGACCGAGGCCCTGGTCGATCACCTCAACGTGGG GGTGGCACAGGCGTACGTCAACCAGCGGAAGCTGGACCACGAGGTGAAGACGCTGCAGGTGCAGGCGGCCCAGTTTGCCAAGCAGACTGGGCAGTGGATCACCATGGTGGAGAACTTCAACCAGGCCCTCAAG GAGATCGGCGACGTGGAGAACTGGGCTCGCAGCATCGAGATGGACATGCGGACCATCGCCACCGCCCTGGAGTACGTCTACaaggggcagctccagccctcctgctcCTGA